The proteins below are encoded in one region of Ricinus communis isolate WT05 ecotype wild-type chromosome 6, ASM1957865v1, whole genome shotgun sequence:
- the LOC8286523 gene encoding ferric reduction oxidase 7, chloroplastic has translation MDESSSQALLLPNGNYEATAFVNKFLSTMLKWVLKFVMWAAFITWLLIIFIYPLQSVETLVTDWTDKIRDSFLGYTGSVFLLFSGPVIIIALLSVVYLNLSSGEGEIQEITGPKRPSYRMWTFPVLVEGPLGVVSAAELVGILLFAVYILWVAGVYAVQKLSIIFVNTEFTTLLKWSWFFRMTARGFGLVGAFCLSFMFIPVSRGSVLLRLLNIPFEHAIRYHIWLGHLCMCLFTLHGSFYFIGWIMSGEIPSELISWTPTDGANLAGIINIFFGWSIWITSLPFVRPKNFELFYYTHHLYIIFIIFFAMHVGNFFFCIAAGSIFLFMIDRFLRFCQSRKTVDIVSTTYFPCGVVELVLSRPECLNYNALSAVFLRFRGISFMQWHPFSVSSSPLNGKNCISILIKACGDWTSRLKDHISEENEEQEQLNLHHSSKLTASIEGPYGHELPYQLEYENLVLVAGGIGISPFIAILSDVIYRIKQGKPCLPRNIILVWTMKRSNELSILSTIGMESIRSLPFDKLHLEMLIYVTQQLETVLENGVSHKDIRSCIHSVSNGNAISVVASTGNKMWFAGYVISSIFGLFILISLLNVFYITPYEITNWWYQALLLLACMVASVVSFGGVVLALWYNWEKTNSTEEKAKNNEEQYNEQHIMNSDSFLESLASSTRIQYGSRPDFREIFGSISKLSGYVDVGVIVCGPPTLEASVATECRSLNMSRKSNDPIFHFNSNSFSL, from the exons ATGGATGAAAGTTCATCTCAAGCACTTCTCCTTCCAAATGGAAATTATGAAGCTACTGCTTTTGTTAACAAGTTTTTATCTACAATGCTCAAATGGGTTCTCAAATTTGTAATGTGGGCAGCTTTCATTACATGGcttcttattattttcatttaccCTCTACAATCAGTAGAAACACTGGTTACAGACTGGACTGATAAGATTAGGGATTCTTTTCTTGGCTACACAG GGAGTGTGTTTCTATTGTTCAGCGGCCCGGTTATCATAATTGCACTACTTTCTGTGGTGTACCTTAACCTTAGTTCTGGTGAAGGAGAGATCCAAGA GATAACGGGACCCAAAAGACCAAGCTACCGTATGTGGACATTTCCTGTGCTTGTTGAAGGGCCATTAGGGGTAGTTTCAGCAGCAGAGTTGGTTGGGATTCTGCTTTTTGCGGTTTACATACTGTGGGTTGCTGGTGTCTATGCTGTGCAGAAACTCAGTATCATTTTTGTCAACACTGAATTCACTACTCTACTAAAATG GTCATGGTTTTTCCGAATGACGGCTCGTGGGTTTGGATTAGTGGGAGCATTCTGCTTATCATTTATGTTTATACCAGTTTCAAGGGGTTCAGTTCTCCTTCGCCTTCTGAATATTCCTTTTGAACATGCTATTAGATACCATATTTGGCTGGGCCATCTTTGCATGTGCCTTTTCACTTTGCATGGATCTTTTTACTTCATTGGATGGATCATGTCAGGAGAAATCCCTTCCGAA CTTATTTCATGGACACCTACTGATGGTGCCAATCTAGCAGGAATTATCAACATCTTCTTTGGTTGGTCAATTTGGATAACATCACTTCCTTTTGTTAGACCGAAGAATTTCGAGTTGTTTTATTACACTCATCACCTATATATCATCTTCATTATCTTCTTCGCTATGCATGTTGGTAACTTTTTCTTCTGTATAGCTGCTGgatccatttttcttttcatgattGATcggtttttaagattttgtCAATCTCGAAAGACTGTTGATATAGTTTCGACTACATACTTTCCTTGTGGAGTCGTGGAACTAGTGCTTTCAAGACCCGAAT GTCTAAACTACAATGCTCTTAGTGCTGTTTTCCTTCGGTTTAGAGGAATATCATTTATGCAATGGCATCCGTTTAGTGTGTCATCTAGTCCTCTAAACGGTAAAAACTGCATATCAATCCTAATAAAGGCGTGTGGAGATTGGACATCAAGACTAAAAGACCATATTTCTGAggaaaatgaagaacaagAGCAGCTCAATTTGCATCACTCTTCTAAGCTTACAGCTTCTATTGAAGGGCCTTATGGGCATGAATTGCCATACCAATTGGA GTATGAAAATCTTGTTTTAGTAGCAGGAGGAATCGGGATCTCGCCATTCATTGCTATCTTGAGTGACGTTATTTATCGGATTAAGCAAGGGAAACCATGTCTTCCAAGAAACATAATTCTTGTTTGGACTATGAAAAGATCAAACGAGCTTTCTATTCTTTCAACAATTGGCATGGAATCAATTCGTTCATTACCCTTTGATAAGCTACATCTTGAGATGCTTATTTATGTCACTCAACAATTAGAAACTGTACTG GAGAACGGTGTGTCTCACAAGGATATAAGGTCTTGTATCCATTCTGTCTCAAATGGAAATGCAATATCTGTTGTAGCTAGTACAGGGAATAAAATGTGGTTTGCAGGATATGTAATATCATCAATATTTGgcttatttatattaataagtcTACTGAACGTCTTCTATATTACCCCTTATGAAATCACAAATTGGTGGTATCAAGCACTCCTCCTTTTAGCATGTATGGTAGCCAGTGTTGTAAGCTTTGGTGGTGTTGTGCTTGCTTTATGGTATAACTGGGAGAAGACCAATTCAACTGAGgagaaagcaaaaaataatgaGGAGCAGTACAATGAGCAGCATATCATGAATAGCGATTCATTTTTGGAAAGTCTTGCTAGCTCAACAAGAATACAGTATGGTTCAAGACCAGACTTCAGAG AAATTTTTGGTTCTATATCTAAGCTGTCAGGGTATGTGGATGTGGGAGTGATTGTGTGTGGTCCTCCAACTTTGGAGGCAAGTGTTGCTACAGAATGCAGGTCACTTAACATGAGCAGAAAATCTAATGACCCTATTTTCCACTTCAATAGCAACAGTTTCAGTTTGTAA